The Methylomonas rhizoryzae genome includes the window GCGACGGCCGATACCGGGAATGTCAGACAGTGCAAGCCTGCTCGCTGGGAATATCGCCGGCATTGACCACCCGATTGCGGCCGTCGCGCTTGGCACGGTAAAGCGCGGTGTCGGCGGCATGCAGCAACTGGGCGGCCAGCGCGGAAATCGAGGTTTGTTGAGTTCGGCTAGCATCGAATGTTGCGGCTCCCACCGACAAGGTCACCGAAATCTTGCTTTCAGCATAATCGAGCATTAACGAGGCAATACAATCGCGAATTCTCTCGCCGATTTCGCCGGCAATCCTAGCGTCAGCCTCCGGCAGCAAAACCACAAACTCTTCCCCGCCGTACCGCGATAAAACGTCGCTATTACGCAAATGCTTTTTAATGGCACAGGCTACCGAACTTAATACGTAATCGCCGGTTTGGTGGCCGTAGCTGTCGTTAATGCGTTTAAAGAAATCGATGTCCAAAAACAAGCAAGACAGCGGTTGTTGACTGCGCAGGCTACGTTCCAATTCTTCTACCAAGCGTTGTTCCATGAAGCGGCGATTGTTCACGCCGGTTAACGGATCCAAAAAACTGGTGCGGCGCAAGGTCTCGAAATTCAGCGTGTTTTCCAGGCAAACACTAATAACGGAGCCTAAATGGGCAATAAAATCGGTCGCCATGGTTTTAACGAAACGGTCTTTTTTTCGGCTGCCCAAATTCAAAGAACCCAAATACCTGCCACGCCTGACCAAGGGAACCAAAATCACCGACGACGGCGGTTCGGAAAATCCGTGAAAAAACGGCGCATATTTTTCAGGATGATACAAGCCTAGCACCGGCTGCAGCCTGAAATCGAAGAAACGTTTAAACAAGCCATCGTTATCGACCAGCAGCAATCCGCTTCTGGCATGCGACTCGTAATTGTTTTGGCTAAGACACTCGGCGATTTCGCCATTGGGATCGAACAAATATAAGCTGACGACTTCCAAATCGAACAGAGATTTGCACTCGTCCAGGATGAACTCCAAGATTTCCGCCAGCGAGTTTAAACCCAATAGATGCATTTCAAACGATTGCAAACGTTTGAGCGTCAGGCTGTTGTGTTCTACGCGCTGTAAGATGCTGTCCAGGTGACTTTGCAGTACGCGTAAATCGTAGGTAATATCGTTCAAAGTCTTTGATCTGATTAAATTGCTGCCGGTAAAGACTAGCAGCAATCTAAAAAAACGCTCTATCCCCTTTCGGGAACAGAGCGTTAACGTTTAAGCCACTTGTTCGGCTATGGACTTATAACTGCCGATTTGATCGAAATTCATGTAGCGATATGTATCGGCACTGGTTTGATCAATCAACGCCGCGTATTGCATGTATTCTTCCACGCTAGGTATTTTTCCCAGTAACGAGCAAACCGCGGCTAATTCCGCCGAGGACAGGAAAACGTTTGCCCCGTTCCCCAAGCGGTTAGGGAAGTTGCGGGTGGAGGTGGAAACCACCGTAGCGCCCTCCGCCACCCTGGCTTGGTTGCCCATGCATAGCGAACAACCCGGCATTTCGGTACGGGCACCGACTTTGCCGAAGGTTCCGTAATAGCCTTCTTCCACCAATTGATTTTGGTCCATTTTGGTCGGCGGAGCCACCCACAGTCGGGTCGGCAGCGCATTGGCTTTTTCCAACAATTTCCCGGCCGCGCGGAAATGACCGACGTTGGTCATGCAAGAACCGATGAACACCTCGTCGATTTTGGTACCGGCGACTTCCGACAACGGCTTGATGTCGTCGGGATCATTCGGGCAAGCCAGCAGCGGCTCGGTAATTTGATTCATGTCGATTTCGATGACCTCGGCATATTCGGCATCCGGATCGGCCGACATCAACAGCGGATTTTCCAGCCAAGCTTGCATGGCTTTTATCCGGCGCTGAATGGTTCTCGTATCGCCGTAACCCTGCGCAATCATCCATTTCAACAACGTGATGTTGGAGTTTAGGTATTCGCGGATTGGCGCTTCGTTGAGTTTGATGGTGCAGCCGCCGGCCGAACGTTCGGCCGAAGCGTCGGACAACTCAAATGCTTGTTCCACTTTTAAATCGGGTAGACCTTCTATTTCCAAAATCCGCCCCGAGAACACGTTCTTTTTGCCCTGCTTGGCAACCGTCAACAAACCGCGCCGGAGGGCCGCATACGGAATCGCATTGACCAAATCGCGCAAAGTGATGCCGGGCTGCATTTTGCCGGTGAAACGCACCAACACGGATTCCGGCATATCCAACGGCATCACGCCTGTGGCGGCCGCAAACGCAACCAAACCGGAACCGGCCGGAAACGAAATCCCGATCGGGAAGCGAGTATGCGAATCGCCGCCGGTACCGACCGTATCCGGCAGCAGCATCCGGTTCAACCACGAGTGAATAATGCCGTCGCCCGGCCGCAACGAGACTCCGCCGCGGGTCATGATGAAATCCGGCAACGTATGTTGCATGGTGATGTCTACCGGTTTCGGATAAGCGGCGGTATGACAAAACGATTGCAACACCAGGTCGGCGGAAAAACCCAGGCAGGCTAGGTCCTTCAATTCGTCGCGGGTCATGGGACCGGTGGTGTCTTGCGAGCCCACCGTCGTCATGCGCGGTTCGCAATAGCTGCCGGGCCGCACCCCGGGTAAACCGCAGGCTTGTCCGACAATTTTTTGCGCCAAGGTGTAACCTTTGCCGGTGTCGGCAACGGCGGCCAAACGCTTGAACACGCTGGACGGACCAAGCCCCAAGGCTTTGCGTGCCCGGTCGGTCAGGCCGCGGCCGATGATCAGCGGGATTCTGCCGCCGGCGCGGACTTCGTCCAGAATCACTTCCGTTTTCAGCTGGAATTCGCAGATTATTTCGTCGCTGCCCGGTTCGATAGACTCAGGGCAGGCGTGGCGCTTGACCACGCCTTGGTAAGGATAAATGTCGATCACATCGCCCATGGCCATAGCACTCACGTCGCATTCGATCGGCAACGCACCGGAATCTTCCATGGTATTGAAAAAGATCGGAGCGATTTTGCCGCCTATGCACACCCCGCCGGCCCGCTTGTTGGGTATGTACGGAATATCCTCGCCCATGTACCAGAGCACCGAGTTGGTCGCCGATTTACGCGACGAGCCGGTGCCGACTACGTCGCCGACGTAGGCCACCGGAAATCCTTTGGCTTTTAGGTCGTTGATCTGTTGTTCGGCGTTGCTGATGCCGTCGCGCGGCATTTTCAGCATGGCTTTGGCGTGCAACGGAATATCCGGCCGCGACCAGGCATCCGGTGCCGGCGATAGGTCGTCGGTATTGGTTTCGCCGCTGACCTTGAACACGGTGACCGTTAGTTTCTCCGGCACTTCCGGCCGGCTGGTGAACCAATCGGCGTCGGCCCAGGATTGCAACACCTGTTGGGCGTAAACATTGCCCGCTTGGGCCTTTTCCTGCACGTCGTGGAAAGCGTCGAAAATCAGCAAAATTTGCGCCAGCGCTTTGGCGGCGATCGGCGCCAAGGGGGCGCGATCCAGCAATTCGATCAACGGGGCGACGTTGTATCCGCCGAGCATGGTTCCCAGCAATTCGGTGGCTTTTTCCGGCGTAATCAGAGGGGACGCAGCCTCGCCTTTGGCAACTGCGGTTAGGAAGCCGGCTTTGACGTAAGCGGCTTCGTCCACCCCGGCCGGAATCCGGTAAGCCAGCAAATCCAACAGAAACGCCTCCTCTCCGGCGGGCGGCTGTTTCAACAATTCAACCAGCGCCGCCACTTGCTCGGCATCCAGCGGTTTGGGAACGATGCCATCGGCGGCTCGTTCGGCAACGTGTTTGCGGTATTGTTCTAACATGGACATATATTGGTTTTATGTAGATAGATTAATTGACTCATCGTTACGACGCTGCGTTTAGCGATGATAGAACGATGCACGTGTAATGTTTTCTTTACTATGAAAGACATGGTGGGATCGACACATAGCCACGATTCGCAAGGCCATCATCGCGACTATGCGTCGCTCCTACCAAACTACCTTTCATTTGCCGGGGCGATTGCCAGACCTTCATGATCGTTAGGTTAAAGGCAAAATTGCTTAAACACCATCAGCCACGGATGCCAAGCAGGTTTGCCGTTGATAAATAACCAGTCCCACCCGATCAATGTGATCGAGCAAATCCCGATTCGATAACTGTTGATATTGGTTCAAATCGACCGTATAGGGCAGTAGCAAATCGTCGATTTGATCTTCGATCTGCATCAATTCGGCGAAACTCAGGAGCGGGCCTTGCAACGTCAAATCGATGTCGGAACCGCGCCGATAGTTACCTTTGGCACGAGAACCGTACACCAGCACTTGTCGAATCGCCGGATGGCGGGCAAATACGCTTACCAGTTTCTGTAGCGTGACCGACGGCAAACCCAGGCGTTCGGCGAGTGGTTCATTCATCGCAATAGCGCTGCATATCCGTCCGCAAAGCAACGAATAGTGGCAGGTAATCGGCAAAGATAGCGACTACCAGCGATTCCGCCGTTTGCTCGTCGTAGGTGTGAGAGGACAAGTTGCGACTGCCTATCATTGCCATCCAGCCCTCGCCGTCTTCGATCAAACCCGCCTTGAACGCCGCACGGGTAGCATCTTTGGAGCCTTTGAGCGAAAAATCGCCCTGGTCGTACAAAAAGTCTTTCAGTACGTTCCAGGCCAGCTCATGGGTAAACTCGAACGCCTGAATCACGCCTTGCTTTTCCAGTTTCGACAACGGACGCTGCCGCGCCAGTTCGGCGGCGTCAATCAATAGCGTCAAGGCTTTGATGAAATTGCTGAAGCGCTGTTGCCAGCGAATATCGGTCATGTTGGCTCGCCATCGCTCAAGGCATTGTTGCTATTCGCCATAATCTGCTGCTCCAACAGAAAGCTCAGCATGTCCTCGTTTTCAACCCGAGCATAAATCTCGGCGGCGCCGAAGGTCAAGCCCACCGCTTCCAACGGCACGTCGTCACCAAGAAAATAGTGATTGGATATCCAACCCTCGCGACGCCGGGTGGATTTTGACAATACCTCGACGACCAGTAGCGGCGCTTGGGTGTAATACTCGTGGGTCGAGGTATCTTGGCAAACCACCATCCCGTCGGGATAGAACAGATATTGACCCATTTTGATTTTCAAATCGGAGGAAAACGGTTCGCAAGATTTACCGCGCAAGTGCACGTGCAAAGCCGCCGCGATATTGCCTTTGATGCGTTCGTGATTCCTGCCGGCCCCAGACATTGCCACCAACTCGCCGTCGTCATACTCGCGCTTGGTATCGCTGAGCAATTCCACCGCCGGATCATCCTCAATGGACACCCAAGGTTTGCCGAATTCAGGTTGCGCGCTCATAACCGCTTCCGCCGCGGATATAATCACCCCATCGCATCGACGATGGCTTGGCCCATTTCCTTGGTGCCGTATTGGCTGGCCGGATTCAAATCCGGAGTAACGTAAACACCTTCGTTGACCACTTTTTCGATGGCCGTTTGCATCCGGTTTGCCGCGGCATGCTCGCCCAAATGGTTCAACATCATCACGCCGGCCATCATCACCGCGGTTGGGTTGGCGATGTTTTTGCCGACGATATCCGGTGCGCTGCCGTGCACGGCTTCGAACAGTGCGGCATCCTCGCCGATGTTGGCGCCGGGTATCAAACCTAATCCGCCGACCAATCCGGCGGTAAGATCGGACAAAATATCGCCGAACATATTGGTAGTAACAACCACGTCGAATTGTTCCGGCTTCATGACCATGTGCATGCAAGCTGCGTCGATGATCTTTTCATCGAATTGGATGTCGGGATATTTTTTAGCGACCTCGCGGGCGGTATTCAAAAACAACCCTTGGGTAAATTTCAATATGTTGGCTTTGTGGCATACCGTAACTTTGTTGCGGCCGTTATCGATTGCGTATTTGAACGCATATTCGACGATACGTTCGGAACTCGCTTTAGTCACCACGGCCAGACTTTCCGCAATATCTTTTTGCGGGGTCAGATAATGCTCCAATCCGACATACAAACCTTGGGTATTTTCCCTGACGACGACGATATCGACGTTATCGAAGCGCGTTTTAACGCCGGCCCAATTTTTGGCGGGGCGCACGTTGGCGTACAAATCGTATTTTTTTCGCAATTCGACGTTGATGCTGCGAAACCCCTCGCCGACCATGGTCGTTAACGGACCTTTGAATGCAACGCGGGTTTGATCTATCGATTCCATGGTTGCGTCCGGCAGCGGCGTACCGGTTTTTTCGTAAGCCGACATTCCGGCTTCCGCCTCGTGCCAATGAATTTTCGCGCCGGATGCGTCAATGACGGAAACCGCGGCTTCCATAATCGAAGGACCGATACCATCACCTTTGATCAACGTGACGTTGTGCATTCATACTCTCCTGAGTTTTAAATGGGAAATCATACCAGCTTAGCGTTAGCGCCACAGCCGTAAAGACGGCCGGACTCTGGACAGCAAGCGATTTTTATCGGAAAAGCAAGATACATACCTTTTGCGAGAAAGCCGAAATCGACGCGCTCCGCCATCAACCGCTCTGTTTAACGCACCAATAACGACAAAAACAGTTGGTTTTGATCCACTTTGGCGCACAGCGAGGTACAGGTAATAATCCGAATGTCATTTCGCCGTTTACCGATAAACGCTTCCGGTATTTCCGTTCCGCTTGGTTACAATGTCGCTATACAACCACTGGCACCACTATGATTGAAGTCAAAGACCTCTGTTTCGATTATCCGGGCCTGCGCGCGCTGGACGAGGTGTCGTTTCGCATGCCGCAAGGCAACGTGACCGCCTTGGTAGGCCCGAACGGCGCGGGTAAAACCACCTTGATGCGTTGTATAGCGGCCCTGGAGCAGCCATGCGCCGGATCGATCCACATCGCCGGTATCGACGTTTTGGAGCAGCCCAGGGCTTGCCACCGCATCATCGGCTACCTATCCGATTTTTACGGTTTATATCAACGTTTAACGGTCAAACAATGTTTGTATTTCGTCGCACGCGCTCAAGGCCTGCCGGATAACGATTGCGAAACGGCCATTGCTCAAGTCTGTCAATGGTTATCGCTAAGCGAACGCTTGGAGATGCGTCCGGGCGAATTGTCGCGCGGGCTACGCCAGCGGGTTGCCATCGCCCAAGCCATCATCCATAAACCGAAATTCGTGTTGCTGGACGAGCCGGCTTCCGGTTTGGATCCGGAAGCGCGCCACGAATTGGCCGGATTGTTTTTGGACTTACAGCGGCAAGGTATGACTTTACTGGTTTCGTCGCATATTTTGGCCGAATTGGAGAGCTATTGCAGCGACATGCTGATTTTGCGTCAAGGACGCATCGTAGAGCAAACGGTACTTAGACCCCGTAAGCAACAGATTACGATACGCTTGCAGTTGGCGGTAGCCATAGCGGAGTTAACCGAGAAACTTGCACGGATTGACGCCATACAAGCGGTCGATGTCGAAAATAACCAAACCGCTTGGTTGCTGATGCCCGATGACAAACAACAGCAACACCTCGTTCTGCAAACGTTGTTGGCGCAAGGCTTGCCGGTTTGCGAATTTTCCGCGGAATCACCCACTATGCAAGACGCTTATCTCGCATCGATTAGGCAATCCTCATGAATCTGAATCCGGAGTTTCAACGCCAACTTTTTTTGGAGTGCTCGCAAGCGCGCTTAATCGGCATTCCTCTGGTCCTAGCGGTTTTATTTACCTTCTCCTATATCGTCGACGGCCATCAACTAGGCCAAGCCAGCGCGCGTATGGCAACGTTTATCTTTACCTTGTCTACGTTGCTGTGGGGCTGCAAACAAACCGTAGACGCCGTCATTGAAGAGTTTCGCGAACGCACCTGGGATACGCAGCGCCTATCCGCGCTCGGCCCTTGGGAGTTAACCTGGGGGAAATGGCTGGGAAGCACCGTCATGGTGTGGTACGTCGGCACCGTCTGCTGGCTGGTGTATGCATTGAGCTCTGCTGCTACACACGACCTATTGAGCCGTTTATTTTTCGACGTCACCAGCGGTTTACTGATACAAGGTTTAGGTTTATTGCTGGGAATACTGGCGGCTAGACGCGGGCAATTAAAAAGCAGTGCCGTCTTCATCGGCGTGATCGTCGGCATTTTTCTGATCGTCGACAACTTCGGAGATCTTTCGTTGCTTAGCGAACACCGCGTGTCGATTTGGCATGGGCAAGTGATAGACAGCCACATCTTTCACAGAACCAGCCTGCTGTTAGCCTTGTTTTGGTGCGCGGTCGGCAATTACCGGTTAATGGCGCAAGAGCTGGGCCTCCGCGCCATACCTTGGATCTGGGGAGTTTTCTGTCTGTTTATGAGCGCTTATTTAGGCGGCTTCATCCCCAGTTCCGCTTACACCTTCGCATTAGCGAGCTTTAGCGTATGCAGCGCGTTGACCTACCTGGGAGTGATCGTTGAGAACAATCAGGCATTACGCTTCAAAAGACTATTTGGCTTTATCGTGCAACGGGCTTGGCGACGGGCGCTCGAAGAAGTACCTATTTGGTGGATCAGCCTACTGTTCGCCCTAGTCTCCGCATTGGCGTTAAGTATTTCCGAGCACCCGCTGCAAACCTTCGGTAGCTATTTGCATATTTATCCGTTCGCCATGTTGACTATGTTGGTGCGCGACTGCGGCTTGTATTTATATTTTTGTTACGGGAGCAACCCGGAACGCGCATTGGGTTTGACGATGTTAACGGCTGTGCTGTTGTACGTGATATTGCCAGGTCTCTTTAGCGCCCTGGGTCAAGTCACATTAGCCGCTTTATTCTTGCCGTTAAAGGCGAATTCGGCAGCCTGGGCCGGCTTATGCGGGGCATTGCAGGTCGTTTTGGTTTTACGTTTGCTATATGGGCGTTGGCGGATCAAAACCTGACGCTCACCAAATCCAGGCAAGCGTCCTGTCCTGAAACCGGACAGATATTTTTGAGAACGCCTTTTTAAAAAAGACTTGGAAAAGTCTGCGAAACCGTTTAGTAGGCCGAATTTATTCGTACCATAACGCGCTAAACAGCGGTTTTTGTACGAATGACCGCGCCTATGGGCATTAACGCGTCCCTGCGAGAAGGTAGTTACACTCTACCGTAGTTATCCTGAAAACGGACTATATCGTCCTCGCCCAAATAACTGCCGGATTGCACTTCCACCATCTCCAAAGGAATCACGCCGGGATTTTCCAAACTGTGGATAGCGCCGACCGGAATATATATCGATTCGTTTTCGGTCACCATAATGTCTTCGCCGTCTCGATGAACCCAAGCGGTACCTTTTACTACCACCCAATGTTCGGCGCGGTGATGGTGTTTTTGCACCGACAATTTGGCTCCCGGCTTGACCACAATGCGCTTGGTCTGGTGCCTGTCCCCGGTATCTACCAAGTCATAATGTCCCCAGGGCCGATAAACTTTGCGATGCATATGGGCTTCGCTACGCTTCAAGGCTTTCAATTGGTCGACGATAGCCTTGACGTCTTGAACCTTGTCCTTGGACGCCACCATGACCGCATCGTCCGTTTCGACAACGACTAAATCATCGACCCCGACCACGGCAACCAATTTACCGCTGGAATGAATATACGAATTGTGGGTATCCAACGCTAAAACGTCGCCTTTGATGGCGTTACCGGCATGGTCTTTGCCGGTTACGTCCCATAGCGCGGACCATGAACCGACATCGTTCCAGCCGGCATCCAACGGAATCACGGCCGCTTTGTCGGTCTTTTCCATCACGGCATAGTCGATCGAATCGGCAGGGCAAGTACTGAAAATCTCTTTATCCAGGCGGGTAAAATCCAAGTCGGTTTTGGCGGCGGCCAAGGCCTGCTTGCAAATCTCCAACATTTGCGGATTAAATTTCGCCAGTTCTTGCAGAAAATTACCGGCGGTAAATGCAAACATACCGCTGTTCCAATAGTAATCTCCGCTAGCGATGTAGCTCTGTGCGGTCTCCAGATTCGGTTTTTC containing:
- a CDS encoding sensor domain-containing diguanylate cyclase, which gives rise to MNDITYDLRVLQSHLDSILQRVEHNSLTLKRLQSFEMHLLGLNSLAEILEFILDECKSLFDLEVVSLYLFDPNGEIAECLSQNNYESHARSGLLLVDNDGLFKRFFDFRLQPVLGLYHPEKYAPFFHGFSEPPSSVILVPLVRRGRYLGSLNLGSRKKDRFVKTMATDFIAHLGSVISVCLENTLNFETLRRTSFLDPLTGVNNRRFMEQRLVEELERSLRSQQPLSCLFLDIDFFKRINDSYGHQTGDYVLSSVACAIKKHLRNSDVLSRYGGEEFVVLLPEADARIAGEIGERIRDCIASLMLDYAESKISVTLSVGAATFDASRTQQTSISALAAQLLHAADTALYRAKRDGRNRVVNAGDIPSEQACTV
- the acnB gene encoding bifunctional aconitate hydratase 2/2-methylisocitrate dehydratase, whose protein sequence is MLEQYRKHVAERAADGIVPKPLDAEQVAALVELLKQPPAGEEAFLLDLLAYRIPAGVDEAAYVKAGFLTAVAKGEAASPLITPEKATELLGTMLGGYNVAPLIELLDRAPLAPIAAKALAQILLIFDAFHDVQEKAQAGNVYAQQVLQSWADADWFTSRPEVPEKLTVTVFKVSGETNTDDLSPAPDAWSRPDIPLHAKAMLKMPRDGISNAEQQINDLKAKGFPVAYVGDVVGTGSSRKSATNSVLWYMGEDIPYIPNKRAGGVCIGGKIAPIFFNTMEDSGALPIECDVSAMAMGDVIDIYPYQGVVKRHACPESIEPGSDEIICEFQLKTEVILDEVRAGGRIPLIIGRGLTDRARKALGLGPSSVFKRLAAVADTGKGYTLAQKIVGQACGLPGVRPGSYCEPRMTTVGSQDTTGPMTRDELKDLACLGFSADLVLQSFCHTAAYPKPVDITMQHTLPDFIMTRGGVSLRPGDGIIHSWLNRMLLPDTVGTGGDSHTRFPIGISFPAGSGLVAFAAATGVMPLDMPESVLVRFTGKMQPGITLRDLVNAIPYAALRRGLLTVAKQGKKNVFSGRILEIEGLPDLKVEQAFELSDASAERSAGGCTIKLNEAPIREYLNSNITLLKWMIAQGYGDTRTIQRRIKAMQAWLENPLLMSADPDAEYAEVIEIDMNQITEPLLACPNDPDDIKPLSEVAGTKIDEVFIGSCMTNVGHFRAAGKLLEKANALPTRLWVAPPTKMDQNQLVEEGYYGTFGKVGARTEMPGCSLCMGNQARVAEGATVVSTSTRNFPNRLGNGANVFLSSAELAAVCSLLGKIPSVEEYMQYAALIDQTSADTYRYMNFDQIGSYKSIAEQVA
- a CDS encoding nucleotidyltransferase domain-containing protein, which translates into the protein MNEPLAERLGLPSVTLQKLVSVFARHPAIRQVLVYGSRAKGNYRRGSDIDLTLQGPLLSFAELMQIEDQIDDLLLPYTVDLNQYQQLSNRDLLDHIDRVGLVIYQRQTCLASVADGV
- a CDS encoding nucleotidyltransferase substrate binding protein, with amino-acid sequence MTDIRWQQRFSNFIKALTLLIDAAELARQRPLSKLEKQGVIQAFEFTHELAWNVLKDFLYDQGDFSLKGSKDATRAAFKAGLIEDGEGWMAMIGSRNLSSHTYDEQTAESLVVAIFADYLPLFVALRTDMQRYCDE
- a CDS encoding Uma2 family endonuclease, which translates into the protein MSAQPEFGKPWVSIEDDPAVELLSDTKREYDDGELVAMSGAGRNHERIKGNIAAALHVHLRGKSCEPFSSDLKIKMGQYLFYPDGMVVCQDTSTHEYYTQAPLLVVEVLSKSTRRREGWISNHYFLGDDVPLEAVGLTFGAAEIYARVENEDMLSFLLEQQIMANSNNALSDGEPT
- a CDS encoding isocitrate/isopropylmalate dehydrogenase family protein, whose amino-acid sequence is MHNVTLIKGDGIGPSIMEAAVSVIDASGAKIHWHEAEAGMSAYEKTGTPLPDATMESIDQTRVAFKGPLTTMVGEGFRSINVELRKKYDLYANVRPAKNWAGVKTRFDNVDIVVVRENTQGLYVGLEHYLTPQKDIAESLAVVTKASSERIVEYAFKYAIDNGRNKVTVCHKANILKFTQGLFLNTAREVAKKYPDIQFDEKIIDAACMHMVMKPEQFDVVVTTNMFGDILSDLTAGLVGGLGLIPGANIGEDAALFEAVHGSAPDIVGKNIANPTAVMMAGVMMLNHLGEHAAANRMQTAIEKVVNEGVYVTPDLNPASQYGTKEMGQAIVDAMG
- a CDS encoding ABC transporter ATP-binding protein; this encodes MIEVKDLCFDYPGLRALDEVSFRMPQGNVTALVGPNGAGKTTLMRCIAALEQPCAGSIHIAGIDVLEQPRACHRIIGYLSDFYGLYQRLTVKQCLYFVARAQGLPDNDCETAIAQVCQWLSLSERLEMRPGELSRGLRQRVAIAQAIIHKPKFVLLDEPASGLDPEARHELAGLFLDLQRQGMTLLVSSHILAELESYCSDMLILRQGRIVEQTVLRPRKQQITIRLQLAVAIAELTEKLARIDAIQAVDVENNQTAWLLMPDDKQQQHLVLQTLLAQGLPVCEFSAESPTMQDAYLASIRQSS
- a CDS encoding mannose-1-phosphate guanylyltransferase/mannose-6-phosphate isomerase; this encodes MIPVILSGGSGTRLWPLSRGQYPKQFLPLVSGKTMIQETMLRLQGVPGLQAPIAVCNEDHRFMMAEQLWEIGSKPAAIILEPIGKNTAPAVAMAALSAASADDVLLILPADHVIADPAAFHWAIAQAEILAKQGYLVTFGIVPTHPETGYGYIKTAKPVSEHAFNVAAFVEKPNLETAQSYIASGDYYWNSGMFAFTAGNFLQELAKFNPQMLEICKQALAAAKTDLDFTRLDKEIFSTCPADSIDYAVMEKTDKAAVIPLDAGWNDVGSWSALWDVTGKDHAGNAIKGDVLALDTHNSYIHSSGKLVAVVGVDDLVVVETDDAVMVASKDKVQDVKAIVDQLKALKRSEAHMHRKVYRPWGHYDLVDTGDRHQTKRIVVKPGAKLSVQKHHHRAEHWVVVKGTAWVHRDGEDIMVTENESIYIPVGAIHSLENPGVIPLEMVEVQSGSYLGEDDIVRFQDNYGRV